CAATACATTGAATCTAGATGAGATGTATCTAGGATCCTACATTAGAGTAGGGGGGAAATTATTTGAGTAATTGGAATTTAAAAAGTTTTGATAATCTATATGCTTCATTAGCAGAATCAGCTTATCGTGATAGTCTCAAAATCTTTTCATATGAATGATTGGATCAAATCCAGGAAGAACGTTCAAAGCTCAAATGGGAGTATGATAACGAGATAGATGCTTTCTATAAAAATCAGAAAAAGCTGGAATCGAAAGATAAAAAAATCAGTAAGGTTGCCCTTACTGATTTTTTAGTTGGTTCCAGATGATGCTGTATCTGCGCCACTGTCTGTTGCTGTGGAGCCTTGGTCTTGTGCGGCAGACGAGCTAGATTCATTAGCAGATGAGCTATCGGTTTCTTTTTGTGAACTAGCATCTGTATTACTTGAATCGGTTTGCGTATTGGTGTTAGTATCTGTATTGGTAGCGCTTGAGTCAGATCCCTTATCGTGGACAACGACGACGCTGGTGCTACTAGATGGTTTGTCTTCTGTTTTTTGATTGTCTTTATTGAGCAGGCTCATAATGGTAAAGGAAGTGACGATAATCCCTAAGAGACTGGCAATCGTAGCTACAACGGTTTGAAATACGGATAAACCTTGTTTGACTTTCTCACCGCGAGATGGTCTTGTATCTGCTTTTTCCTCAGGTTTTTGGTTTTTGTTACTTCTTGAATATTGTGACATGTTCATTCTCTTTCTATCAAAAATTGTTTTTTAACACTTTCCTATTATAAGTCATTTTCTGAAAAATGTCTAAAAAGAACTGAATTTTATAGAGTGATTTTGCCACATCTCTCTTTATCAAATCCTTGTCCCAAGCGGTCAGAAATGATAAAATAGAAGTTACGTAAAAAGAAAGTGATGGATGCGTAGGACATGATCTATTTTGACAATTCAGCAACGACTAAACCCTATCCAGAAGCCCTTGCAACTTATACAGAAGTAGCGACTCGAATCTGGGGCAACCCTTCTAGTTTGCACAA
The DNA window shown above is from Streptococcus sp. S1 and carries:
- a CDS encoding DUF6556 family protein, giving the protein MSQYSRSNKNQKPEEKADTRPSRGEKVKQGLSVFQTVVATIASLLGIIVTSFTIMSLLNKDNQKTEDKPSSSTSVVVVHDKGSDSSATNTDTNTNTQTDSSNTDASSQKETDSSSANESSSSAAQDQGSTATDSGADTASSGTN